The following DNA comes from Longimicrobium sp..
GCTGTTCTTTTCCGGCGCCGACGCCTTTGTCGCCGCGCACCTGCAGGACTTCGACGTCCACGTGAACGCGGTTCCGCGGCCCAACGGCGGCGGCACCGAGCTGCGCGCCACCGTTCCCGTCGGCCCGTGACCGCGCCCGTCGGCATCTTCGATTCGGGGGTGGGCGGGCTGAGCGTGGCGCGCGAAATCCGCCGCGAGCTCCCGTCCGAGCACCTGCTGTACGTGGCGGATACGGCGTACGTCCCCTACGGCGACCGCTCGGAGGACGAGGTGCGCGAGCGGACGCTGCGCATCGGCGAGTGGATGCAGGGGCAGGGGGCCAAGGTGTTCGTTGTCGCCTGCAACACCGCGTCCGGCGCGGCGCTCGAGGCCCTGCGCGAGCGGCTGACCATCCCCGTCATCGGACTGGAGCCGGCCATCAAGCCAGCGGTGCGCGATTCCCCCAGCGGCCGGGTGGGGGTGATGGCGACCACCGGCACCTGCGGCTCCGCGCGTCTGCAGCGCCTGGTGGACAACTACGGGAACGGCGCCACCGTCGTCCGGCAGCCCTGCCCGGGGCTGGCCGACATGGTGGAGGACGGAGTGCTCGCCGGCCCGGAGCTGGATGCACGCATGGCGGAATACGTGGCCCCGCTCCGCGCGGCGGACGTGGACACCGTCGTGCTGGGGTGCACGCACTATGTGTTCGTGCGGGAGGCCATCCAGAAGGCGCTTCCGGGCGTGAAGCTGCTGGACAGCAGCACGGCCATCGCGCGGCGCACGCGGCAGATCCTGGAAGAGGCGAACTCGCTCGCCTCCGACGGCCCCGGCTCCGTCCGAATCTTTACGACGGCGGACCCGGCCGGGGCGGAGCGCATCGTCCACCGCCTTTGGGGCGAGCCGGAAGCCGTCCAACGGGTGGAAATCTGACGTGGCCTCCCGCTCGTCCAGCGGCCCCGGGCTGGACGCCGACGAGCGTCGCTGTGCCGAGGACGTGGAGCGGTATGGCCTGCACCTGATCCACGTGGCGCCCAACGGAGACCTCCCCGGCTGGTCCTACAGCATCGGCCTGCCGGATACGCTCCAGCATCCCGAGCTGATCGTGTTCGGGCTGCCGCGGGATACCGCGCATGCCATGCTCAACACCGCCGCGGACGAGATTCGCGCCGGCCGTCCTTTCAGCGACGGCGCCGAAACTGATGCACTGCTCGATGGCTACTCGTGCCTGGCGCGCACCGTCATGCCGATTTGGTACGAGCCACTGGTGGGCTGGGCGCGGTGGTACCACCGGTCGGACGGCTTCCAACTGCTGCAGTTGCTCTGGCCCGACCGGCAGCACCGATACCCGTGGGACCCGGACGTGATCGCCGAGGTGCGCCAGCGACAGCCGCGCCTGTTCGAGCCCGATCCGGACGTTTCGGGGATGAGACCTACTTCCGATTCATTGGGCAGGTAAACGAGGGCGGCCACCGGTCCAGTGGCCGCCCTTAGTGTCGTACGCAACGTAAGGGATTTCCGGACTGCGGCTCTGCGGAAAAACATGAAGATTCCGTCAGGATAGCGAGTTACGGCTATGACGGATAAAGAGGTGGATGAAGATGACTTCGCAGACGAGTCCGAAAGCATTCACCCGCGCCCCGGTGATCACGATGCTGGGGCGTGCGCTCCGGCTGCGGTGCCCTCACTGCGGTGGGGACCGGCTGACCGAGCGCTGGATGAAGCTGAAGCTCAAGTGTGGTGCCTGCGGGATGCGGACGGAGCGCGGCGAGGAGGACTACTTTCTGGGCGGGATGATGCTGAACATCGTCCTCGCGGAAGGCATTCTCGTCGTAGCGGCAGGCATCCTGGTGGCGGCGACCTGGCCGGACGTGCCGTGGAACCTGATGCTCGGGGTCGGCTTGGTGCTGATGACGATCGCGCCGTTCGCCTTCTACCCGCTGTCGCTGTGTCTGTGGATGGTCTGCGACCTCGCGGTCCGGCCGCTGACCGCGCACGAGTTGGAGTGGCACCGCAACAGTGCGGAGGGCCAGTTCCGGAATCAGCGCGATCGGTAGACGGAGGCACTAACCGACGCCCGGATGTCATCCCGATGGAGCGGCCAACCCGTCCCTGCCCGAACGCCGAACTCCGCAGCGACTGAGGGATCCGCCACACACGACGCGCTCGGTGGCATGACCGACGCGGCCCAGAACCGCGTCTCCTTCGGAGTCGTGGGATTCCGCTGAGAACCTACCACGGAATGGTGTGTCCGCGGCGGCGGAGCGATTCGGCACAGTGTGTGGCGGATCCCTCGGTCGCTGCCTGGCTTTGGAGTGGCTGCGGGTTCGGCTTGGCCGCTCCGTCGGGATGACAACGTCGCGTCCCCGCTCGATCGCCGGGCTTCAGCCGATCCTCAGATGGCGGGGGGGCGCTTCAGGGCGGGGGTGTCGCCGATGGTGGAGTAGAAGTCGCCCCAGAGGCGGGCG
Coding sequences within:
- a CDS encoding DUF4262 domain-containing protein; the protein is MASRSSSGPGLDADERRCAEDVERYGLHLIHVAPNGDLPGWSYSIGLPDTLQHPELIVFGLPRDTAHAMLNTAADEIRAGRPFSDGAETDALLDGYSCLARTVMPIWYEPLVGWARWYHRSDGFQLLQLLWPDRQHRYPWDPDVIAEVRQRQPRLFEPDPDVSGMRPTSDSLGR
- the murI gene encoding glutamate racemase, producing the protein MTAPVGIFDSGVGGLSVAREIRRELPSEHLLYVADTAYVPYGDRSEDEVRERTLRIGEWMQGQGAKVFVVACNTASGAALEALRERLTIPVIGLEPAIKPAVRDSPSGRVGVMATTGTCGSARLQRLVDNYGNGATVVRQPCPGLADMVEDGVLAGPELDARMAEYVAPLRAADVDTVVLGCTHYVFVREAIQKALPGVKLLDSSTAIARRTRQILEEANSLASDGPGSVRIFTTADPAGAERIVHRLWGEPEAVQRVEI